One genomic region from Cucumis melo cultivar AY chromosome 9, USDA_Cmelo_AY_1.0, whole genome shotgun sequence encodes:
- the LOC103482633 gene encoding oxysterol-binding protein-related protein 2B-like isoform X1: protein MKVKEMHPLCCISVDTFGIGPCGGDGDNSKSKDEAAAALALSRTKSMPASLAAFSDGSDGNVIKRPTGSKSAVAGVLHKWTNYGKGWRSRWFFLRNGVLSYAKIRRPENLNLLAPYDDVRLIGEVSSNRIPRGDEKGGGRRKHQKAVGVVHLKIGSFRESKSDDRRFYISTATKTLHLRTNSKSDRGAWIQALASNRSISPQTSLNYNLSPVPSDLSVSTDRLKKRLIEEGISETLVNDCEQIMLSEFSEIQGQLQVLCEERYNLLDTIRQLEAASFEAEASGTNDGEFQLAKHDLSSEEHGKYSECSTTESDDIEKQEFEEEVSDEDEVFFYDTKDSFSENSVDDEVDSKAENCHYDNAETMTAKMRLQNKYSHIQRRKRLPDPVEKEKRVSLWSMIKDNVGKDLTRVCLPVYFNEPISSLQKCCEDMEYSYLLDQAYEQGKQGNSLQRILNVAAFAVSGYASSEGRHCKPFNPLLGETYEADFPEKGIRFFSEKVSHHPTLIACHCEGRGWKFWGDSNLQSKFSGRSIQLDPLGVLTLEFDDGEIFQWSKVTTNIYNLILGKVYCDHHGTMHIRGNRDYSCNLKFKEQSFLDRNPRQVQGYVEDVTGEKVATLFGKWDDSMYYVNGHNNVNSKSCDGTLLWKSSEPPQNLTRYNLTSFAITLNELTPGLKELLPPTDSRLRPDQRHLENGQYDKANAEKLRLEQRQRISRKLQENGWKPRWFQREGEDGSFRYVGGYWEAREERKWDDCADIFGELNEEVTEN from the exons ATGAAGGTGAAGGAAATGCACCCTCTGTGTTGTATCTCCGTGGATACTTTTGGAATCGGACCATGTGGTGGTGATGGAGATAATAGTAAGTCCAAGGATGAGGCTGCTGCGGCTTTGGCTCTCTCTAGAACCAAAAGCATGCCCGCTAGTTTAGCGGCGTTTTCTGATGGATCTGATGGGAATGTCATCAAACGACCAACCGGATCCAAATCAGCTGTCGCTGGAGTTCTTCATAAGTGGACTAATTACGGTAAAGGGTGGCGATCGAGATGGTTTTTCCTTCGTAATGGGGTGTTATCTTATGCAAAGATTCGCCGACCCGAGAATCTAAACCTTCTTGCTCCATATGATGATGTTCGATTGATCGGAGAGGTTTCGAGCAATCGGATTCCCAGGGGTGATGAGAAAGGTGGAGGGAGACGAAAGCATCAGAAAGCGGTGGGAGTGGTTCATTTGAAG ATCGGATCATTTCGAGAGAGCAAGTCGGATGATAGGAGGTTTTATATATCCACTGCTACAAAGACTCTTCATTTGAGAACTAATTCAAAAAGTGATCGAGGGGCTTGGATTCAAGCATTGGCTTCCAATCGCAGCATATCTCCTCAAACATCATTGAATTATAATCTCTCTCCCGTGCCAAGTGATTTATCTGTGTCGACGGATAGACTGAAGAAGCGTTTAATTGAAGAGGGAATCAGTGAAACTCTTGTAAATGATTGCGAACAGATAATGCTCTCTGAATTCTCCGAAATTCAAGGGCAGCTTCAAGTTCTATGTGAAGAACGATATAACCTGCTCGACACAATTAGGCAGTTGGAG GCTGCTAGTTTTGAAGCTGAAGCTTCTGGAACAAATGATGGCGAATTCCAACTTGCAAAACATGATCTTTCCTCTGAAGAACATGGAAAATATAGTG AATGCAGCACCACAGAATCGGATGATATCGAGAAACAGGAGTTTGAGGAGGAGGTTTCGGACGAAGATGAAGTGTTCTTTTACGACACCAAGGATTCTTTCTCTGAAAATTCTGTCGATGATGAAGTTGATAGCAAGGCTGAAAATTGTCATTATGACAATGCTGAGACAATGACTGCTAAAATGCGGTTACAGAATAAATATTCACACATTCAAAGGCGAAAACGGCTTCCTGATCCAGTGGAGAAGGAGAAACGAGTTAGCCTTTGGTCAATGATCAAAGACAATGTGGGAAAAGATCTGACAAGAGTATGTCTCCCTGTTTACTTCAATGAACCGATATCGTCACTGCAGAAATGCTGTGAAGACATGGAGTATTCGTATCTATTAGATCAGGCATACGAGCAAGGAAAGCAG GGAAATAGTCTACAAAGGATTCTCAATGTTGCAGCATTCGCGGTTTCGGGATATGCTTCGTCCGAAGGCAGGCATTGCAAACCATTCAATCCCCTGTTGGGGGAAACTTATGAAGCCGATTTTCCAGAGAAAGGGATTCGGTTTTTCTCTGAGAAG GTTAGCCACCATCCAACTCTGATAGCATGCCATTGTGAAGGGAGAGGGTGGAAGTTTTGGGGAGATAGCAACCTTCAGTCCAAATTCTCAGGAAGGTCAATTCAGCTGGACCCTCTTGGAGTTCTCACACTCGAGTTTGATGATGGCGAAATCTTCCAGTGGAGCAAG GTAACAACGAATATTTATAATCTCATCCTCGGGAAAGTATATTGTGATCACCATGGAACGATGCACATACGTGGTAATAGGGACTATTCTTGCAACCTCAAGTTCAAAGAGCAGTCTTTTCTTGACCGAAATCCTCGTCAG GTTCAGGGGTACGTCGAAGATGTTACCGGTGAAAAAGTAGCCACATTGTTTGGGAAGTGGGACGACAGCATGTATTACGTAAATGGCCACAATAATGTAAATTCAAAGAGTTGTGATGGCACTTTATTGTGGAAAAGCAGCGAACCACCACAGAATCTGACTCGATACAACTTGACTTCATTTGCAATCACTTTGAATGAGCTGACACCAGGTCTCAAG GAGTTGCTCCCTCCCACGGATTCTAGACTTCGACCAGATCAACGACATCTGGAAAATGGCCAGTATGATAAAGCCAATGCAGAGAAGTTACGGTTAGAACAGAGGCAAAGAATT TCAAGGAAGTTACAAGAAAATGGTTGGAAGCCGAGATGGTTTCAGAGAGAGGGTGAAGACGGATCCTTTCGATATGTCGGAGGGTATTGGGAAGCAAGGGAAGAGAGGAAATGGGATGATTGTGCAGATATATTTGGGGAATTGAACGAGGAGGTTACGGAGAATTAG
- the LOC103482633 gene encoding oxysterol-binding protein-related protein 2A-like isoform X2: MLSEFSEIQGQLQVLCEERYNLLDTIRQLEAASFEAEASGTNDGEFQLAKHDLSSEEHGKYSECSTTESDDIEKQEFEEEVSDEDEVFFYDTKDSFSENSVDDEVDSKAENCHYDNAETMTAKMRLQNKYSHIQRRKRLPDPVEKEKRVSLWSMIKDNVGKDLTRVCLPVYFNEPISSLQKCCEDMEYSYLLDQAYEQGKQGNSLQRILNVAAFAVSGYASSEGRHCKPFNPLLGETYEADFPEKGIRFFSEKVSHHPTLIACHCEGRGWKFWGDSNLQSKFSGRSIQLDPLGVLTLEFDDGEIFQWSKVTTNIYNLILGKVYCDHHGTMHIRGNRDYSCNLKFKEQSFLDRNPRQVQGYVEDVTGEKVATLFGKWDDSMYYVNGHNNVNSKSCDGTLLWKSSEPPQNLTRYNLTSFAITLNELTPGLKELLPPTDSRLRPDQRHLENGQYDKANAEKLRLEQRQRISRKLQENGWKPRWFQREGEDGSFRYVGGYWEAREERKWDDCADIFGELNEEVTEN, from the exons ATGCTCTCTGAATTCTCCGAAATTCAAGGGCAGCTTCAAGTTCTATGTGAAGAACGATATAACCTGCTCGACACAATTAGGCAGTTGGAG GCTGCTAGTTTTGAAGCTGAAGCTTCTGGAACAAATGATGGCGAATTCCAACTTGCAAAACATGATCTTTCCTCTGAAGAACATGGAAAATATAGTG AATGCAGCACCACAGAATCGGATGATATCGAGAAACAGGAGTTTGAGGAGGAGGTTTCGGACGAAGATGAAGTGTTCTTTTACGACACCAAGGATTCTTTCTCTGAAAATTCTGTCGATGATGAAGTTGATAGCAAGGCTGAAAATTGTCATTATGACAATGCTGAGACAATGACTGCTAAAATGCGGTTACAGAATAAATATTCACACATTCAAAGGCGAAAACGGCTTCCTGATCCAGTGGAGAAGGAGAAACGAGTTAGCCTTTGGTCAATGATCAAAGACAATGTGGGAAAAGATCTGACAAGAGTATGTCTCCCTGTTTACTTCAATGAACCGATATCGTCACTGCAGAAATGCTGTGAAGACATGGAGTATTCGTATCTATTAGATCAGGCATACGAGCAAGGAAAGCAG GGAAATAGTCTACAAAGGATTCTCAATGTTGCAGCATTCGCGGTTTCGGGATATGCTTCGTCCGAAGGCAGGCATTGCAAACCATTCAATCCCCTGTTGGGGGAAACTTATGAAGCCGATTTTCCAGAGAAAGGGATTCGGTTTTTCTCTGAGAAG GTTAGCCACCATCCAACTCTGATAGCATGCCATTGTGAAGGGAGAGGGTGGAAGTTTTGGGGAGATAGCAACCTTCAGTCCAAATTCTCAGGAAGGTCAATTCAGCTGGACCCTCTTGGAGTTCTCACACTCGAGTTTGATGATGGCGAAATCTTCCAGTGGAGCAAG GTAACAACGAATATTTATAATCTCATCCTCGGGAAAGTATATTGTGATCACCATGGAACGATGCACATACGTGGTAATAGGGACTATTCTTGCAACCTCAAGTTCAAAGAGCAGTCTTTTCTTGACCGAAATCCTCGTCAG GTTCAGGGGTACGTCGAAGATGTTACCGGTGAAAAAGTAGCCACATTGTTTGGGAAGTGGGACGACAGCATGTATTACGTAAATGGCCACAATAATGTAAATTCAAAGAGTTGTGATGGCACTTTATTGTGGAAAAGCAGCGAACCACCACAGAATCTGACTCGATACAACTTGACTTCATTTGCAATCACTTTGAATGAGCTGACACCAGGTCTCAAG GAGTTGCTCCCTCCCACGGATTCTAGACTTCGACCAGATCAACGACATCTGGAAAATGGCCAGTATGATAAAGCCAATGCAGAGAAGTTACGGTTAGAACAGAGGCAAAGAATT TCAAGGAAGTTACAAGAAAATGGTTGGAAGCCGAGATGGTTTCAGAGAGAGGGTGAAGACGGATCCTTTCGATATGTCGGAGGGTATTGGGAAGCAAGGGAAGAGAGGAAATGGGATGATTGTGCAGATATATTTGGGGAATTGAACGAGGAGGTTACGGAGAATTAG